The DNA sequence TGTATCTGGTCATCTTCGAGTATTCTAGCCGttccaaaatctgaaatttttggTTTCATCTCTGCATCTAAGAGGATGTTGCTGCTTTTTAAGTCTCTATGGATGATTCGCCACCTTGAGTCTTGGTGAATATATAAGATTTCACGTGCGATTCCAACTATGATTTCGTAACGTTTGCTCCAATTCAAGAATGAACTTCTTGTtgtatctttaaaattttaataatttttattgagttagtgttaaataatatatattgctCCAATTCAAAAATGAACTTCTTGttgaatctttaaaattttaataatttttattgagttagtgttaaataaaatatataatttgtatATCTTAATCATATTCTCGTAAAGGAGATACAATTAGGAAACCAATAAGGCAATAGAAAAATTAGAAAACTCACCAAAGAGAAACAAGTCCAAACTTCCATTTGACAAGTATTCATAAATCAAAATTCGCTCTTCTTCCTGAATGCAACATCCTAAAAGTTTCACAAGATTCCTATGTTGAAGCTTGGCTATCAACATAGCTTCATTTTTAAATTCTTCTGCTCCTTGCCCCGAATTTTTTGATAGCCTCTTTACAGCAACCTCCTTTCCATTAGTTAGCTGACCCTGCAAAAACATGTTTGCTAGATTACATccatgtttgaattttttttttgcacACAGAACACCATGTAAACAAGATaagaaaaaatcaaaatcaaaagatTTTCAATTTTGAGGTATTGGATAGAGAGTTAAATACTACCTTATAAACAGAACCAAAGCCACCTTGTCCAATTTTGTTAGCTTGAGAAAAATTTTCAGTGGCAGCAAATATGGTGCTAAGATTGAAAAATGCTAAGTCTGTACGACTCCTGCTTGTCTGAATGTCATCAGCGTCAAAAGTATCTTTGTGATAGTGTGAACCATTGATAGAATCAAACAATCTCCTATTGGATTGGTTCTTCACTGTTTTGGAACAACACAAACTGAaatgattataaaaaatattgtggAAAATGAGACATTTCATTAATTACTTgcctcttttctttctcttcctcAGCCACAAGTAGACAAATAAGATGATGACAAACCATGCTGACGAAACTGAAACTACCAGAAAAGCCAGCATCCCCTTCATTTCAAGAAAACCACTTGATCTCTCAATCTCAGCTGCAAATTTTCAAAACAAGATGTTTTAGCTCAAGCGTCATGGAGCTATCTAGGCAGGAATAACAGAGCAATTGGAGAAAACTAGTGCAGAGCAATGAATGTGATACCTAATTCAATTGCATCAACTCGAACATAAACATCGT is a window from the Manihot esculenta cultivar AM560-2 chromosome 16, M.esculenta_v8, whole genome shotgun sequence genome containing:
- the LOC122721261 gene encoding cysteine-rich receptor-like protein kinase 5 — its product is MKCLIFHNIFYNHFSLCCSKTVKNQSNRRLFDSINGSHYHKDTFDADDIQTSRSRTDLAFFNLSTIFAATENFSQANKIGQGGFGSVYKGQLTNGKEVAVKRLSKNSGQGAEEFKNEAMLIAKLQHRNLVKLLGCCIQEEERILIYEYLSNGSLDLFLFDTTRSSFLNWSKRYEIIVGIAREILYIHQDSRWRIIHRDLKSSNILLDAEMKPKISDFGTARILEDDQIQHKTQRVVGTYGYMSPEYAVLGKFSVKSDVFSFGVILLEIISGKKSNGFHQEDPSLTLIGHVWELWQEDKAMEIVDSTLKESYNSHEVLKCIHIALLCVQEDAVDRPTISAIIVMLDSEISLPCPKQPAFIFRTSCNSSLIWEGPSSVNEMSITETVAR